One window from the genome of Brachionichthys hirsutus isolate HB-005 chromosome 19, CSIRO-AGI_Bhir_v1, whole genome shotgun sequence encodes:
- the LOC137908129 gene encoding rab GTPase-activating protein 1, giving the protein MDEKGSVGKISASSDSVSTLHSEDFVLVSRLGDGTLASTNNGSDDEKTGLKVISEEGVSFKIVGNGSEQQLQRELEDVLMDPSVAGTGLKPEAEMDVLGGGERDLLPAAASPAAPGSDPLRAPSPKLEIVLPVQTAQESELNERSYRADESSSDGSPGSPIPDEDSVVFSQLTYLGCASVNAPRSELEALRMMSILRGQCQVPLDVTLSVPGVSEGTVRLLDPNASTEIANYPIYKILFCVRGHDGTPESDCFAFTESHYNAEIFRIHVFRCQIREAVSRILYSFATAFRRSAKRALLSSQQAAPLTPDSDLFTFTVSLEIKEDDGKGTFSAVAKDKDKQSFKLRAGMDKKIVIYVLQTSNKELAIERCFGLLLSPGKNVKNSDMHLLDLESMGKSSDGKSYIITGSWNPNTPQFQAVNEETPKDKFMYMTTAIDLVITEVEEPVRFLLETRVRVCSPNDRLFWPFSKRNYTETFYLKLRQMERKERKSPASDTLYEVVSLESETEREKRKISTSPSLLPSGTGSLVPSPPEDDEGEDNDEPLLSGSGDVSKECAEKILETWGDLLSKWHMNLSVRPRPLPALVRSGIPEALRGEVWQLLAGCHNNDHQVEEYRTLITKESPQDSAITRDINRTFPAHDYFKDTGGDGQDSLYKICKAYSVYDEEIGYCQGQSFLAAVLLLHMPEEQAFSVLVKIMFHYGLRDLFKQNFEDLHCKFFQLERLMQEYIPDLYNHFLNVGLEAHMYASQWFLTLFTAKFPLYMVFHIIDLLLCEGISVIFNVALALLKTSKDDLIQTDFEGALKFFRVPVPKRYRSEENAKKLMELACSMKISQKKLKKFEKEYHTMREQQEQQEAPIERYERENRRLQDANMRLEQENDDLAHELVSSKIALRKDLDNAEEKSDALNKELLLTKQKLVDSEDEKRRLEEESAQLKEMCRRELDKSESEIKKNGSIIGEYKQICSQLSERLEKQQTANRGELEKIRSKVESCDKCSSLFNKEGRVRPTATTAPAGGPEEMDEEKEDLKNQLREMELELAQTKLQLVEAECKIQDLEHRLGLALNEVQAAKKTWFNRTLTSIKTVTGTQGKETT; this is encoded by the exons ATGGATGAGAAGGGCTCAGTGGGGAAGATTAGCGCGTCTTCAGACTCGGTGTCCACTCTCCACAGTGAGGATTTTGTCCTTGTGTCCAGGCTGGGGGATGGGACACTGGCTTCCACTAATAATGGGAGTGACGACGAAAAGACGGGGCTGAAG GTGATTTCTGAGGAAGGGGTCAGCTTTAAG ATTGTGGGCAATGGAagtgagcagcagctgcagagagagttAGAGGACGTCCTCATGGACCCATCGGTAGCTGGCACTGGGCTCAAACCAGAAGCGGAGATGGACGTCCTCGGTGGCGGCGAGCGCGACCTTCTTCCCGCTGCAGCATCGCCGGCAGCGCCAGGCTCCGACCCTCTCAGGGCTCCGTCACCCAAGTTGGAAattgtacttcctgttcagaCGGCTCAGGAGAGTGAACTCAACGAGAGGTCGTATCGAG CAGACGAATCATCATCCGACGGCAGTCCCGGCAGCCCCATCCCTGACGAGGACAGCGTTGTGTTCAGCCAGCTTACGTATCTCGGGTGTGCCTCGGTTAACGCCCCACGCAGTGAGCTGGAGGCCCTCCGCATGATGAGCATCCTCCGAGGGCAATGCCAAGTCCCGCTTGACGTTACGCTGTCTGTGCCAGGAGTGTCTGAAGGCACAGTCAG GTTACTGGACCCCAACGCGAGCACGGAGATCGCAAACTACCCCATCTATAAGATTCTCTTCTGTGTTCGAGGCCATGACGGCACACCAGAGAGCGACTGCTTTGCCTTCACTGAAAGCCACTACAACGCCGAGATCTTCAGGATCCACGTGTTCCGCTGCCAAATCCGAGAAGCA GTGAGTAGGATACTGTACAGCTTTGCCACAGCGTTTCGGCGGTCAGCTAAGCGGGCGCTTCTGTCATCTCAACAAGCTGCTCCTCTCACCCCCGACAGCGATTTATTCACCTTCACTGTAAGCCTGGAAATCAAAGAGGACGATGGAAAGGGTACTTTCAG TGCTGTAGCAAAAGACAAGGACAAGCAGAGCTTCAAACTGCGAGCGGGAATGGACAAGAAAATTGTCATTTATGTCCTACAGACGTCAAATAAGGAACTGGCCATTGAGAG GTGCTTCGGCCTCCTGCTCAGCCCAGGGAAAAATGTGAAGAACAGCGACATGCACCTGCTAGACCTG GAGTCGATGGGAAAAAGCTCAGACGGGAAGTCTTACATCATCACAGGAAGTTGGAACCCCAACACGCCTCAGTTCCAGGCTGTAAATGAGGAAACGCCCAAAG ATAAATTCATGTATATGACGACAGCAATCGACCTGGTGATTACAGAGGTGGAGGAGCCGGTGCGCTTTCTGCTGGAGACCAGGGTCAGGGTGTGCTCGCCCAACGACAGGCTCTTCTGGCCCTTCAGCAAACGCAACTACACCGAGACGTTCTACCTTAAACTGCGACAG ATGGAGCGTAAGGAGCGTAAGAGCCCTGCGTCTGATACACTTTATGAGGTGGTGAGTCTGGAGAGtgagactgagagagagaaacgaaAGATTTCCACCAGTCCCAGCCTCCTGCCCTCCGGCACAGGTTCCTTGGTTCCTTCACCACCCGAGGATGATGAAGGGGAAG ATAACGACGAGCCGTTACTCAGTGGGTCGGGTGACGTTTCCAAGGAGTGTGCAGAGAAGATCCTGGAGACCTGGGGAGATTTGTTGTCCAAGTG GCATATGAACCTTTCGGTGCGTCCCAGGCCGCTGCCAGCTTTGGTGAGGAGCGGCATCCCCGAGGCGCTTCGCGGGGAGGTGTGGCAGCTCCTGGCAGGCTGCCATAACAACGACCACCAGGTAGAGGAGTACCGGACTCTTATCACAAAG GAGTCTCCTCAAGACAGCGCTATCACCCGGGACATTAACAGGACATTCCCAGCTCACGACTACTTCAAAGACACTGGAGGAGATGGACAAGACTCCCTCTACAAGATCTGCAAG GCTTACTCTGTTTATGATGAGGAGATTGGATATTGCCAGGGACAATCATTCCTggctgctgtgctgcttctgcAT ATGCCAGAGGAACAAGCTTTCAGCGTATTGGTCAAGATCATGTTTCATTATGGCCTCAGAGACCTTTTCAAGCAAAACTTTGAAGATCTGCACTGCAAGTTCTTCCAGCTTGAGAGActcatgcag GAATACATTCCAGACTTGTACAACCACTTCCTGAATGTGGGTCTGGAGGCTCATATGTACGCCTCGCAGTGGTTCCTCACCCTCTTCACAGCCAAGTTCCCTCTTTACATGGTGTTCCATATTATTGACCTGCTTCTTTGTGAG GGCATCAGTGTGATCTTCAATGTGGCTTTAGCACTTCTGAAG ACATCAAAAGATGATCTTATCCAAACAGACTTTGAAGGAGCGCTCAAATTCTTTCGGGTCCCGGTTCCCAAGCGGTACCGCTCTGaggaaaatgcaaagaaatTGATGGAGCTGGCTTGTAGCATGAAG ATCAGCCAGAAAAAGCTGAAGAAGTTTGAGAAGGAGTACCATACCAtgagggagcagcaggagcagcaggaggcccCTATCGAGAGATATGAG CGGGAGAACCGCCGCTTGCAGGATGCTAACATGCGCTTGGAGCAGGAGAACGATGACCTGGCACACGAGCTAGTCAGCAGCAAGATAGCCCTGCGCAAAGACCTTGACAAC gCTGAGGAGAAGTCTGACGCCCTGAACAAAGAGTTGCTGCTGACTAAGCAGAAGCTGGTGGACTCTGAGGACGAGAAGAGACGACTGGAGGAAGAGTCTGCACAG cTGAAGGAGATGTGCAGGCGAGAGCTCGACAAGTCTGAATCGGAGATAAAGAAGAACGGCTCAATCATTGGAGAATATAAGCAG ATCTGCTCCCAGCTGAGCGAACGACTGGAGAAACAACAGACGGCCAACCGAGGAGAACTGGAGAAAATCAGG TCCAAAGTGGAAAGCTGTGACAAGTGCAGCAGCCTTTTCAACAAAGAGGGTCGCGTCCGGCCCACCGCTACCACGGCGCCTGCTGGGGGGCCTGAGGAGAtggatgaggagaaggaggatTTGAAAAATCAGCTGAGAGAGATGGAGCTGGAACTGGCTCAGACCAAACTGCAGCTGGTCGAGGCCGAGTGCAAAATCCAG GATCTGGAACACCGCCTGGGTCTGGCTCTCAACGAGGTTCAGGCCGCCAAGAAGACGTGGTTCAACCGAACGCTCACCTCCATCAAGACCGTGACCGGGACCCAGGGCAAGGAGACCACCTAA
- the LOC137908644 gene encoding probable G-protein coupled receptor 21, whose product MMNSSLELLNQSLINSSSLSAPFCLLAIGYSHVFTTCLLEVTVILLLTVLIISGNLVVIFVFHCAPLLSQHTTSAFIQTMAYADLLVGVSCLFPSMSLLHRLQDFDPKLTCQAFGYMVCVLKSVSMLSLACVSVDRYIAITRPLTYASLVTPCRMRCCIILIWLYSALVFFPSFLGWGKPGYHGDVVEWCAVEWRTSPAFTAFIAVLLYAPAALTVCFTYGNIFKICRQHTREISERHARYRPQRLQGAGSAAGSLAKDNNALEQGQFPHLSQIQKSHPHYQHSTSTYPDKRYAMVLFRITSVFYILWLPYILYFLLESGGFYHHPAASFLTTWLAISNSFCNCLIYSLSNAAFRKGLKRLCSFCLQRSDSGFGVGNNKNTFVGSVEKECAGLADGYNREEIGICKTCHV is encoded by the coding sequence ATGATGAATTCCTCCCTGGAGCTACTGAACCAGAGTTTGATTAACTCATCCAGTTTATCTGCTCCCTTCTGCCTGCTTGCGATAGGCTATTCCCACGTTTTCACCACCTGCCTGTTAGAGGTCACCGTCATACTTCTCCTGACCGTTCTCATTATTTCCGGTAACCTGGTGGTGATTTTTGTCTTTCACTGTGCCCCCTTGCTCAGCCAGCACACCACCAGTGCTTTCATCCAGACTATGGCTTACGCTGACCTGCTGGTGGGGGTCAGCTGCCTGTTCCCCTCAATGTCCCTGCTCCATCGCCTCCAGGACTTTGACCCCAAACTGACCTGCCAGGCGTTTGGATACAtggtgtgtgttttaaaatcaGTTTCCATGTTGTCATTGGCATGTGTGAGTGTCGACCGCTACATTGCCATCACACGACCTTTGACTTACGCCTCCCTTGTTACACCTTGTCGAATGCGGTGCTGCATAATTCTGATATGGCTTTACTCCGCGCTGGTGTTCTTCCCATCTTTCCTCGGCTGGGGGAAACCTGGTTACCACGGCGATGTGGTGGAGTGGTGCGCAGTTGAGTGGAGGACTAGTCCGGCTTTCACAGCCTTTATTGCCGTGTTGCTGTACGCCCCGGCTGCTCTGACTGTCTGCTTCACCTACGGCAACATCTTCAAGATCTGCAGGCAGCATACCCGGGAGATCAGCGAGCGCCACGCGCGCTATCGACCCCAACGGCTGCAGGGTGCAGGATCTGCAGCGGGATCTTTGGCCAAGGACAACAACGCATTAGAACAAGGGCAGTTTCCCCACCTATCCCAAATACAGAAATCCCACCCACATTATCAGCATTCCACATCAACATACCCAGACAAACGTTACGCAATGGTACTGTTTCGCATTACAAGTGTGTTTTATATCCTCTGGTTGCCCTACATCCTCTACTTTCTTTTGGAGAGCGGAGGATTCTACCACCATCCCGCGGCTTCGTTTCTGACCACATGGCTGGCCATCAGCAACAGCTTCTGTAACTGTCTGATCTATAGCCTCTCTAACGCTGCCTTCAGGAAGGGCCTGAAACGCCTCTGCTCCTTCTGCTTACAGCGCAGCGACAGCGGCTTTGGGGTGGGgaacaacaaaaatactttCGTTGGTTCTGTTGAAAAAGAATGCGCAGGGCTGGCCGATGGATATAATCGTGAAGAAATAGGAATTTGCAAAACGTGCCATGTGTAA